From the Musa acuminata AAA Group cultivar baxijiao chromosome BXJ3-7, Cavendish_Baxijiao_AAA, whole genome shotgun sequence genome, one window contains:
- the LOC135642108 gene encoding flavanone 3-dioxygenase F3H2-like, whose protein sequence is MAPGTALLPTNEATLRASFVRDEDERPKVAYNQFSSDIPVISLVGVDDEDGATGGRRAEIRRKIVEACEDWGLFQVLDHGVDAGMISEMTRVARDFFALPPEEKLRFDMSGGKKGGFIVSSHLQGEAVQDWREIVTYFSYPIGARDYSRWPDKPEGWRSVVESYSEKLMGLACKLLEVLSEAMGLDKEALTDACVDMDQKVVVNYYPKCPQPDLTLGLKRHTDPGTITLLLQDQVGGLQATKDGGKTWITVQPVEGAFVVNLGDHGHYLSNGRFKNADHQAVVNSSCSRLSIATFQNPAPEAIVYPLAIREGEKPILDEPITFSEMYRRKMSRDLELANLKNLARADHQRLELPENANDINVAKAKCLNEILA, encoded by the exons ATGGCCCCCGGCACTGCATTGCTTCCCACGAACGAGGCGACCCTGAGGGCGAGCTTCGTGCGGGACGAGGACGAGCGACCCAAGGTGGCCTATAACCAATTCAGCAGCGACATCCCGGTGATCTCGCTCGTCGGGGTTGACGACGAGGACGGGGCCACCGGCGGGCGGAGGGCGGAGATCCGCCGCAAGATCGTGGAGGCCTGCGAGGACTGGGGCTTATTCCAGGTGCTGGACCATGGAGTGGACGCCGGCATGATCTCCGAGATGACCCGGGTCGCCCGGGATTTCTTCGCGCTACCCCCCGAGGAGAAGCTCCGGTTCGACATGTCCGGCGGAAAAAAGGGAGGCTTCATAGTGTCCAGCCATCTCCAG GGTGAGGCAGTGCAGGACTGGCGAGAGATCGTGACTTACTTCTCGTACCCGATCGGAGCTCGGGACTACTCGAGGTGGCCGGATAAGCCAGAAGGGTGGAGGTCGGTGGTGGAGTCGTACAGCGAGAAGCTGATGGGGTTGGCGTGCAAGCTGCTGGAGGTGTTGTCGGAGGCAATGGGGCTCGACAAGGAAGCCCTCACCGATGCCTGCGTAGACATGGATCAGAAGGTGGTGGTCAACTACTACCCCAAGTGCCCCCAGCCCGACCTCACCCTCGGCCTCAAACGCCACACCGATCCCGGTACCATCACCCTCCTCCTCCAAGACCAAGTCGGCGGACTCCAAGCCACCAAGGACGGCGGCAAGACGTGGATCACAGTTCAGCCCGTGGAGGGAGCTTTCGTCGTCAACCTCGGGGACCATGGCCAT TATCTGAGCAACGGGAGGTTCAAGAACGCGGATCATCAGGCGGTGGTGAACTCGAGCTGCAGCAGGCTGTCGATCGCCACGTTTCAGAACCCAGCGCCGGAGGCGATCGTGTATCCCCTGGCGATAAGGGAGGGAGAGAAGCCGATCCTGGACGAGCCCATCACGTTCAGCGAGATGTACCGTAGGAAGATGAGCCGAGATCTCGAGCTTGCCAACCTCAAGAACCTGGCCAGGGCAGATCATCAGCGGCTGGAGTTGCCGGAGAATGCCAACGACATCAATGTAGCAAAGGCGAAATGCCTAAATGAGATCCTAGCTTAA